CGCCGATGCTCGACTCGCACCGGGGAGAGGTGTCTTGAGCGGTCCCGACATCTCCGTCGTGATCTGCGTGTACACCGAGGACCGCTGGGAGGACATCCTCGCGGCGGTCGCCTCGGTGCGGACGCAGTCGTACACGGCCCTGGAGACGCTGCTGGTCGTCGACCACAATCCGGCGCTGCTCGACCGGCTGGCCAAGGAGTACAAGGAAGTCGGGGAGGTCCGCTTGTTCGCCAACGCGGGCCCCCGCGGCCTGTCCGCGGGCCGCAACACCGGGATCGCCGCCTCGCGCGGCGCGGTGATCGCCTTCCTCGACGACGACGCCGTCGCCGAGCGCGACTGGCTGCGCCACTTCGCGGCCGGCTACGCCGACCCGCGGGTCATGGCGGTGGGCGGCCGTACGGTGCCGATCTGGGCGTCGGGCCGCAGGCCGGCCTGGTTCCCGGAGGAGTTCGACTGGGTGGTCGGCTGCACCTACAAGGGCATTGAGCCCGGCCTGGTCCGCGTGCGCAACGTCCTCGGCGGCAACGCCTCCTTCCGTCGCAGCGCCTTCGACGCGGCCGGCGGCTTCGCCACCGGCATCGGACGGGACGGCGACAAGCGCCCGCTGGGCTGCGAGGAGACGGAGCTGTGCATCCGGTTGAGCCGGGCCAGACCGGACGCGGTCCTGCTGATCGACGACCGGGCGGTGATCCATCACCGGGTGCCCGAGGCGCGCGAGCACTTCGGGTACTTCCGTGTCCGCGCGTACGCCGAGGGCCTGTCGAAGGCGTTGGTGGCCCGAAGTGTCGGCGCGGGCAAGGGACTTGAGTCCGAGCGCCGTTACACCACCCGGGTACTGCCGTCCGGGGTGGTGCGCGGACTGCGGGACGCCGCGCTGTCCCGGCCGGGGGGCGCGGGCCGGGCGGGCGCGATCGTCGCCGGGGTGCTGACGGCGGCCGGCGGGTATGTCGTCGGCAGCGTCCGGGCCCGGCGGGGAGGAGCCACGTTCACGGTCGCGGAGATCGAGGGGGGAACGCATGCCTGAGCCGCCCGTACCGATCCTCATGTACCACGCGGTCGCGACCGACCCGAACGACGCCACCCGCGTGCTGTCGGTGTCCCCGGAGTCCTTCGCCGAGCAGATGGAACTGATCGGAGGGGCGGGACTCACGCCGGTCAAGGTCGCCGATCTCGCGGCCCGTTGGCGTGACGGCCGCCCGCTGCCCGAACGGCCCGTCCTGATCACCTTCGACGACGGCTACGAGGGCGTGCACCGCCATGCGCTGCCCGTGCTCGCCAAGCACGGCTTCCCGGCGACGGTGTTCGTCTCCACCGGCTGGATCCGGGGTGCGTACGACACCGGCGGCGGCCTGGACACCATGCTGGACTGGGACCAGATCCGCGAACTCGCCGCGGCGGGCGTGGAGATCGGCGGCCACACCCACACGCACCCCGAGCTCGACCAGCTCGACGACACCGCGCTGCGCCATGAGCTGATCCACTCCAAGGAGATCGTCACCGACGAACTCGGCACCGTACCGGCCTCGTTCGCCTATCCGTACGGCTACTCCAGCCGCCGGGTGCGTCAGGCGGTGCGCGAGACCGGGTACGGCCAGGCGCTCGCCGTGAACAACGGCCTGGCACGCCGGCGCCAGGGGCCGTATGCGCTCACCCGCCTCACCGTGCGGCGCAGCACCACGGCCGAGGAGTTCGAGCGGCTCGTCCAGGGCCGTGCGATCGCCCGGGACTTCGCCAGGGACCGTGCCCTCACCAAGGGGTACGCGTTGGTCCGAAGAGCACGACAGGTCCGGCGGAAGGTCTCCCGTTCCCGTGTCTGACACGACGACCACGACCGAGCCCGAGTCGACCGCGGCGAA
This is a stretch of genomic DNA from Streptomyces sp. NBC_00285. It encodes these proteins:
- a CDS encoding glycosyltransferase family 2 protein encodes the protein MSGPDISVVICVYTEDRWEDILAAVASVRTQSYTALETLLVVDHNPALLDRLAKEYKEVGEVRLFANAGPRGLSAGRNTGIAASRGAVIAFLDDDAVAERDWLRHFAAGYADPRVMAVGGRTVPIWASGRRPAWFPEEFDWVVGCTYKGIEPGLVRVRNVLGGNASFRRSAFDAAGGFATGIGRDGDKRPLGCEETELCIRLSRARPDAVLLIDDRAVIHHRVPEAREHFGYFRVRAYAEGLSKALVARSVGAGKGLESERRYTTRVLPSGVVRGLRDAALSRPGGAGRAGAIVAGVLTAAGGYVVGSVRARRGGATFTVAEIEGGTHA
- a CDS encoding polysaccharide deacetylase family protein, translating into MPEPPVPILMYHAVATDPNDATRVLSVSPESFAEQMELIGGAGLTPVKVADLAARWRDGRPLPERPVLITFDDGYEGVHRHALPVLAKHGFPATVFVSTGWIRGAYDTGGGLDTMLDWDQIRELAAAGVEIGGHTHTHPELDQLDDTALRHELIHSKEIVTDELGTVPASFAYPYGYSSRRVRQAVRETGYGQALAVNNGLARRRQGPYALTRLTVRRSTTAEEFERLVQGRAIARDFARDRALTKGYALVRRARQVRRKVSRSRV